GCGTATAGTGTGCACCAGCCCGAATATTCCGTCCCAGATCAATTCGCCATTTGCGTGTTCCATCCAGCTCATATCCGTCCAAAAATACATTTCCCGTATAACCGGATTGCGAATTATCCTTAGAATTGGAAGGGTCCCATTTCAACACAATCTCATACTCGCCATCCCCATCGAGATCCCCCACACTGGCATCATTGGCATTGTACGTGTAGTTCACATGATCCGGGGTTGTGCCTCCTGCAGGCTGCTGGATGGGAACGTCCAGATAGTTGTTGTTCCATACCTTTACCGCTAGTGAAGCAGCCTGCTCTGCTCCATTGACCACAGCACGAACGGTATACGAAGATGATGTCGTACCTGCCTTGTCCAGAAAGTTGGTTCTCGATGTAATCGGCGCATCATTCACCTTGCTTGACCCTCTGTACAGATTGAAGCCAACCGAATCCGCTTCCGTACCCAATAAACGCCAGCTCACCAGTATCCCCTCTGGTACCTTCACTGCGACAGTTCCCCTGTTCAGCTTCTCCATTTGCCTCGTAGACGCAGCTGAGATTGGGCTATCCATTGGAGTGACTACTCCACACAACATGACACCAAGACAGAGCAACACAGTATGCCGAAATTTTTTGTTCATCTGATCATTAGCTCCTTTCATGGTTTGTATTTTCAATAAATTTATTTTATAGGACTGATAAGTTATGGTTGTTTAAATCTTATGATAGCGCTTGCATCATTGTAAAGGGACGATTCCGTCCTTTTTGTTCAAAAATCCGGGCTAATGCTTTAAAAATCAGAGGTCCATGAATAATCGTTCTTCGTCAGCTATGCTTTGGATATCCTCTGAGCTAATACTGATATATTGATAGCCTTCTGCCTGTTGTTTTTTCAATGCCAGTTCCTTCATAAAACGTGGGCTGCCCTCTCCGGCATCCTCATCGTACACAAGCAATAAACCGTCTGTTTTGCGGAAAAGGAGTTCATCCCGTGCCTTGAGTTGCCATATTCCCTGATACGGCTGGCGGCTAACCACTCCCACATAGTCAACTTCGGCACAAATCTGCTGAAAATATTCCTTTTTATCCTCTTTCCATTTTTCCTCCATATTTTGATAAGCCATCATAATAGAGCATTTTAAGTGAGGATATTGCTCCTTTAATGCAATGACGACCTCGCAAGCCCACAAGTCCACCCCGTATTGACCAGGGGTAATTACCCATTCCAGCCCTTCTTCGATCAGGGGAATCAGTCTGCCTGCAATCGCCTTTTTAATGTATGGAATACCTTCGTGCTTTTGACTAAAAATATTCAGCTCATGGGCACGATAGCCAGAAACGAGCAAGTTTTTCATCATCTCATCGTCCTTCTGAAATTATCATAAAGATTATTGTAAAAACGAACCTCTGCCCTATGGGCTTAACAAGGTTCGTTTTTGGGAAGCTGGTGTTAATTTAGCATTGCTTTTTGGTGCTTAATATTTTTATTACCTCCGCATATCACGCCTTGGACGAGTTTACACGCCGATCTTGAATTCTAACATTGTTGCTCAATATACCAGCATCGCTACTTACTTTGAACGATGGGTAACTTGGATCTGCCTCAAGCCGCATTTGGCTATCGAACTGCTGCTCCTGCTGCCGATCTACCCAAAAAGAATACGAATCGGACTGAATTGCTGTGTCGGTTGCATTCGGTGCATCGATCACCAAAATGGTAAGTACGCCGTTGCATCCACAATCCTCTGTATCATAAAACAACTTGAACATGCCTGGCCGTCCTGAAAGGACCATTGCTAGCCTTTCAACCGACAAGGAATCCAACTCTAAATGTATACTCATGAAATGAATTCTCTCCTTTGTAATTGAAGTGTTTGGATATATTAGGACTCTACAACTTCAAAAAGTCTAAATATAAACTATATTTTCATTATAATCATCTAAAAACTTTAAGTACAAGGAGATCATTAATGATCGCATTTACAAAAGGATACACTGCACCTAGCTTGGCAGCAGGTATTGCCTCTCTCCTGTTAGGTATGGTTCCTAGTGAAAAAGAAGCTCTCAAAAGTAGGATTATTAATGGTTAGTGGGAGATGGGATATCTTCAAGACTTTTTGGAGGACAACCGAGGGAAATATGATTTGATTGATGTCAAATTTTTATTTATTAAATATGAAACAGAGGGAGTCGCTCCCTTACTTGTCGATCAGTCAGTCTACTTGCTACAGATACCCCGGCTGGTTAAAACCAGCCTTTAGTTTCAACCATGTATTAAAAAGGGCTCTCCTGAATTTCTCCAGAAACCCCCTACTTCTCAATCAATCAGCATTGCAGCTTCAAATGTAGCGTTCGTTTTTTGAATGAAAACAATTCAACTGAAGGAACTGGTACGAGATCCCAATGTCTTCGGAAGACAACAATTGAGCCGAGGAACATGCCAAGCACGAGGAACATTAAAAAGACGTTCCTGCTTTCCCAGAAACGTCTTTTTCATTCCGATCAAGTCATTTTATTCCGCTTTCTTTTCCATCTTCTGATAACGATAAACAAATAAGTAAACAGAAATCCGAACAAAATAATACCTATTATGACTGCAATCAGAGCAAGTAGACATGCTTACCAACCCCTATTGTTTCCAAACCTTAGACACTCTTCTTGGCTATAAAAGACTTTCTAAATAGAAAAGGAGACAAGATAAGCAAAATCCCTAACAACAAGAAAATAGACCCGTACAAATATAGATAAAAATCTTGAGCAGGGATTAACATACCCATTTTGTAAATTGCTTCACCACGTCCACGAGTCGTAAGAATATCAATCGCCTGCTCGGTTACAATTAGACCAGCGATTAGCATAATAAAAAATACTACCGCTCTTTTCAAATTCCACTTTACTTTAGAGTTAGTTGATACTCTCTTTTCTCTGGTCATAAAAAACTTTCTGAATAGTAAAGGAGACAAGATAAGCAAAACCCCTATCAACAAAAAAATGGACCCATATAAGTATAGATAAAAATCTTGGGCAGGGATTAACATACCCATCTTGTAAATTGCTTCACCACGTCCACGAGTCGTAAGAATATCAATTGCCTGCTCGGTTACAACTAGACCTGCAATTAACATAACAAAAAATACTATTGCTTTTTTCAAATTTCACTCACCTCCCTTCACAAAATAGTATAGCTGTAAAAGCTAGTAAAAAAAAGAAAAAACAGGTTCCAGTAAAAAGGAAGCTGTTTTTAATTCACGTTTTAGTTTACGTAAACATTCCCTGCTCCGCTTGCACCGTAACCTTGTGGTTGGGTTAGTCCAGTGATTCTGATATGATATCCACTACCTGGCGGGATACCATCAAAGGTTCTACTGTACCAGGTTTTTGAATTGTTTTCAGAACTGTTTCCATATATTTTCTCTGGGACACTCCAATCTTTCCATCCATTCCATACATCTTCCACAATCTCATATTTATTTTTAGCTTCTACGCCATTAATACCTGTGTCTTGCCATCCTTGATTGTCGCAGAATGGGATGAACCGTACAGTTCCATATTGAACCCCACTAAGTCTATAATAGTCTACAGCCGCATTTGTAGAAATTTCAGATGGATTCAGTGCTTTAACGGTTGCAGGATTGCCATCACCAAGAACCAACTTCCACTCTTCACCATCTTTGAGTACTTTCAAATTTTGTTTTTCCCCATCCTCTTTGATTGTAACTGCTACACTCGAATCGGATTCTTTTTGGGCACCAACAACTTCAATTTTATCAAAATCAGTTTTTTTACTGCATCCGAAAAATTCTTTTCGTGCATAGCAGTTAAGTATTTTGTGACAACTTTTTGAGCCTCTTGCTCGGATTGATCGACAGCAGTTTCGGATGTAGCTTGATCTTTTGTTAAAGCTTCAGAAGCAGAAACCGAAACTGAAGTATCAGCCGACGGAACAACAGGTGCAGCGGATACAGAAGTACCTAATGCAGCCACCATTGTAAGTGTAGCATCATATATCCCCCGATATGTTTTTTATTGTGGTTTTATAACCTTAAAAGCCCCCTCTTGTATTAACAGAGAAGGCTTTTAAGCGCAAACAGATGTTTTTGATTACACTTATCGTTTTCCACATTTGCAAGTTTTCTTGATTTTTTTCACTTTCTTCACAACGCTGCTTTTACCACTATTTTTGCGCGAGCTGTTGTTGTTTCCGTTATGGTCTACTCTGCATTCCTCGCAAAGATCCCAGTGGTCACCATACCAGCAAGCTCTGCGACATCTTCTGTGACATCTGTGTTCTGGAGAGTTATATTGCGTTATTTTCTTTTTTACTGGACGACGTGTATTAGCCAATTGGATTCACCTCCCCTCATGCTCTATTACATGCTAAGAGGATGAAAAATGCTTGTACTAATAACAGAAGACAAATCAATCAAAATTGATAACGGATCGCTACTTCAATTACATTGAGGACACGAGGGAAGTTAACAGAGGCAAAACCGATTTGGTTACAAATATAGGAAAACTACATCATAAAAAAATACCTGGCATAAGCATAAGTAAGTAAAATATTAGACTAGATATACAGTTCCAAGCGTCTTTTCAATTTTCAAAATCGGCAAACTCGATAAAATAAGTATCCGATTGTCCCAAAAAAAAGACAGCAGCAGCCTTGGACGAGAAATAAAGTCCTAGACTACCGCTGTTTGATTAAACAAACGTTTCCCTTTAGCTTAATGCCAAAAGGAGTAGAGACCGCGAAGGAAAACTACTCCTTGGAGTGTTGAACTTTCATTCAAGGATACTATAATTCTCGCTCATTGAAGTCTTAATCTTTTGTTACAATTCTTCCATTCTTGTGTTAGCCGGAGAATATGAC
This window of the Paenibacillus polymyxa genome carries:
- a CDS encoding SLOG family protein gives rise to the protein MKNLLVSGYRAHELNIFSQKHEGIPYIKKAIAGRLIPLIEEGLEWVITPGQYGVDLWACEVVIALKEQYPHLKCSIMMAYQNMEEKWKEDKKEYFQQICAEVDYVGVVSRQPYQGIWQLKARDELLFRKTDGLLLVYDEDAGEGSPRFMKELALKKQQAEGYQYISISSEDIQSIADEERLFMDL
- a CDS encoding iron-sulfur cluster biosynthesis family protein gives rise to the protein MSIHLELDSLSVERLAMVLSGRPGMFKLFYDTEDCGCNGVLTILVIDAPNATDTAIQSDSYSFWVDRQQEQQFDSQMRLEADPSYPSFKVSSDAGILSNNVRIQDRRVNSSKA